From a single Bradyrhizobium sediminis genomic region:
- the flbD gene encoding sigma-54-dependent transcriptional regulator FlbD codes for MRLLIVGTLKGQLTTATKIAMENGASVTHAEGNEQAMAVLRGGKGADLLLVDVALDIRDLVMRLEAEHIHVPIVACGISNDARAAVAAIHAGAKEYIPLPPDPELIAAVLAAVANDSRDLVYRDEAMAKVIRLAQQIAGSDASVMITGESGTGKEVLARYVHTRSHRAKRPFISINCAAIPEHLLESELFGHEKGAFTGAVARRIGKFEEATGGTLLLDEISEMDVRLQSKLLRAIQERVIDRVGGTKPVPVDIRIIATSNRNLADAVREGTFREDLLFRLNVVNLKIPPLRERPADILELAQHFAKKYADANGVPLRPISAEARRVLTSNRWQGNVRELENTMHRSVLMAQGDEIGVEAILTPDGDRLDLARTPPAVAHATFAAEQVTRALVGRTVADVERDLILETLKHCLGNRTHAANILGISIRTLRNKLNEYADGGLPITPAGSGATDYHRVAAGA; via the coding sequence ATGCGGCTTCTCATCGTTGGCACATTGAAGGGCCAGCTCACGACAGCCACCAAGATCGCCATGGAAAACGGCGCGTCGGTGACGCACGCCGAGGGCAACGAACAGGCGATGGCCGTGCTGCGCGGCGGCAAGGGCGCCGACCTCCTGCTGGTCGACGTCGCCCTCGACATCCGCGATCTGGTGATGCGGCTGGAAGCCGAACACATCCACGTGCCGATCGTCGCCTGCGGCATCTCCAACGACGCCCGCGCCGCGGTGGCCGCGATCCACGCCGGCGCCAAGGAATACATCCCGCTGCCGCCCGATCCGGAACTGATCGCCGCGGTGCTCGCCGCGGTCGCCAATGATTCACGCGACCTGGTCTATCGCGACGAGGCGATGGCCAAGGTGATCAGGCTGGCGCAGCAGATCGCGGGCTCCGACGCCTCAGTGATGATCACCGGGGAATCCGGCACCGGCAAGGAAGTGCTGGCGCGCTACGTCCACACCCGCTCTCACCGCGCCAAGCGGCCGTTCATCTCGATCAATTGCGCGGCGATCCCCGAGCACCTGCTGGAATCCGAACTGTTCGGCCACGAGAAGGGTGCGTTCACCGGCGCCGTGGCGCGGCGGATCGGCAAGTTCGAGGAAGCCACCGGCGGCACCCTGCTGCTCGACGAAATCTCGGAAATGGACGTGCGGCTGCAATCCAAGCTGCTGCGCGCCATCCAGGAGCGCGTGATCGATCGCGTCGGCGGCACCAAGCCGGTGCCGGTAGATATCCGCATCATCGCGACCTCGAACCGCAACCTGGCCGACGCCGTGCGCGAAGGCACCTTCCGCGAAGACCTGTTGTTCCGGCTCAACGTCGTCAACCTGAAGATTCCGCCGTTGCGCGAACGCCCGGCGGACATTCTCGAACTGGCGCAGCACTTCGCCAAGAAGTATGCCGACGCCAACGGCGTGCCGCTGCGCCCGATCTCGGCGGAGGCGCGGCGGGTGCTGACGTCCAACCGCTGGCAGGGCAACGTCCGCGAGCTGGAAAACACCATGCATCGCTCGGTGCTGATGGCGCAGGGCGACGAGATCGGCGTCGAGGCGATCCTGACGCCCGACGGCGACCGTCTCGATCTCGCCAGGACCCCGCCGGCGGTGGCGCACGCCACCTTCGCCGCCGAGCAGGTAACGCGCGCGCTGGTCGGGCGAACGGTCGCCGACGTCGAACGCGATCTGATCCTGGAAACGCTGAAGCATTGCCTCGGCAACCGCACCCACGCCGCCAACATCCTCGGCATCTCGATCCGCACCCTGCGCAACAAGCTGAACGAATATGCCGACGGCGGATTGCCGATCACGCCCGCCGGATCGGGCGCCACCGACTATCATCGCGTCGCTGCGGGCGCGTAG
- the fliN gene encoding flagellar motor switch protein FliN: MSDTDAQVPLPDLNAADAPGIDDVAYSENEQASRIAADLEAVFDVPVQVSAVLGRSKMDVGELLKLGPGTVLELDRRVGEAIDIYVNNRLVARGEVVLVEDKLGVTMTEIIKAERT, encoded by the coding sequence ATGAGTGACACCGACGCACAGGTCCCGCTTCCCGATCTCAACGCCGCAGACGCGCCGGGGATTGACGACGTGGCCTACAGTGAAAACGAACAGGCATCGCGCATCGCCGCCGACCTGGAGGCGGTGTTCGACGTGCCGGTGCAGGTTTCGGCCGTGCTCGGCCGCTCCAAGATGGACGTCGGCGAACTCCTGAAGCTCGGGCCGGGCACCGTCCTCGAGCTCGACCGCCGCGTCGGCGAAGCCATCGACATCTATGTCAACAACCGCCTGGTGGCGCGCGGCGAAGTGGTTCTGGTCGAAGACAAGCTCGGCGTGACCATGACGGAAATCATCAAGGCGGAGCGCACCTGA
- a CDS encoding FliH/SctL family protein translates to MAAPAKFLFDMDFSAPDKSRERPATSAEIVQKIAAAEARAYRDGFDAGQREAKAESDRRTALALEEISIGIRGIATRFSGIETRMETEAVDVAVAVARKLCTELIAGEPLAEIVGLVSDCFSHLVSTPHLVVRINDSLYEAARERIERLAKQSGFEGRLVILAEPQIATGDCRIEWADGGVVLERAAIEAKVDELVGRYIASRDQAGNRP, encoded by the coding sequence ATGGCCGCGCCCGCAAAATTCCTTTTTGACATGGACTTCTCGGCGCCGGACAAGTCGCGCGAACGGCCGGCCACGTCGGCCGAGATCGTCCAGAAGATCGCCGCTGCCGAGGCCCGCGCCTACCGCGACGGCTTCGATGCCGGCCAGCGCGAGGCCAAGGCGGAGAGCGACCGCCGCACCGCGCTGGCGCTCGAGGAGATCAGCATCGGCATTCGGGGCATCGCGACGCGCTTTTCCGGCATCGAAACCCGGATGGAGACCGAGGCCGTCGACGTCGCGGTCGCGGTGGCGCGCAAGCTGTGCACCGAGCTGATCGCCGGCGAGCCGCTCGCCGAAATCGTCGGCCTGGTCAGCGACTGCTTCTCGCATCTGGTCTCGACGCCGCACCTCGTGGTCCGGATCAACGATTCCCTCTACGAGGCGGCGCGCGAACGGATCGAGCGGCTGGCCAAGCAAAGCGGCTTCGAAGGCCGTCTCGTCATTCTCGCGGAGCCGCAAATCGCGACCGGCGATTGCAGGATCGAATGGGCCGACGGCGGCGTGGTGCTGGAGCGTGCGGCGATCGAAGCCAAAGTCGACGAACTTGTCGGGCGCTACATCGCGTCCCGCGACCAGGCCGGGAATCGGCCATGA
- the fliG gene encoding flagellar motor switch protein FliG, protein MSVPQTTNANDITSVVAALASRQANRPKSKPMSGPKRAAILMLALGEQYGGKVWSLLDDNEVRELSMHMSTLGTVEADIVEDLLLEFVSRMSASGALMGTFDATERLLQQYLPPERVVGIMDEIRGPAGRNMWEKLSNVQEEVLANYLKNEYPQTIAVVLSKLKPEHAARVLAILPEDMALDVIGRMLKMEAVQKEVIERVEQTLRTEFMSNLSQTRRRDAHEVMAEIFNNFDRQTETRFITSLEEDNRESAERIKALMFTFDDLVKLDSASAQTLMRHVDKDKLGVALKSANEDVRGFFLGNMSSRAGKMLLDDMAALGPVRLRDVDEAQALLVNLAKDLAAKGEIMLTKNRADDELVY, encoded by the coding sequence ATGTCCGTACCGCAAACCACCAACGCCAACGATATCACCAGTGTCGTCGCCGCGCTGGCCAGCCGTCAGGCCAATCGCCCGAAGAGCAAGCCGATGAGCGGGCCGAAGCGCGCCGCTATCCTGATGCTGGCGCTGGGCGAACAGTATGGCGGCAAGGTGTGGTCGCTGCTCGATGACAATGAAGTACGCGAATTGTCGATGCACATGTCGACGCTCGGCACCGTCGAGGCCGACATCGTGGAAGATCTGCTGCTCGAATTCGTCTCGCGGATGTCGGCGTCCGGCGCGCTGATGGGAACCTTCGACGCCACCGAACGACTGCTGCAGCAATACCTGCCACCCGAACGTGTCGTCGGCATCATGGATGAAATTCGCGGACCCGCCGGCCGCAACATGTGGGAGAAACTCTCCAACGTGCAGGAAGAGGTGCTCGCCAACTATCTGAAGAACGAATATCCGCAGACCATCGCCGTGGTGCTGTCGAAGCTGAAGCCGGAACACGCCGCGCGCGTGCTCGCGATCCTACCCGAGGACATGGCACTCGACGTGATCGGCCGGATGCTGAAAATGGAAGCGGTGCAGAAGGAAGTGATCGAGCGCGTCGAACAGACGCTGCGCACCGAATTCATGTCGAACCTGTCGCAGACCCGCCGCCGCGACGCCCACGAGGTGATGGCCGAGATCTTCAACAATTTCGACCGCCAGACCGAAACCCGCTTCATCACCTCGCTGGAAGAGGACAACCGCGAGTCCGCCGAACGCATCAAGGCGCTGATGTTCACCTTCGACGACCTGGTCAAGCTCGACTCCGCCTCGGCGCAGACCCTGATGCGCCACGTCGACAAGGACAAGCTCGGCGTCGCGCTGAAGAGCGCCAACGAGGACGTCCGCGGCTTCTTCCTCGGCAACATGTCCTCCCGCGCCGGCAAGATGCTGCTCGACGACATGGCGGCGCTGGGACCGGTGCGGTTGCGCGACGTCGACGAGGCGCAGGCGCTGCTCGTCAACCTGGCCAAGGATCTTGCCGCCAAAGGCGAAATCATGCTGACCAAGAACCGCGCCGACGACGAGCTGGTGTACTGA
- the fliF gene encoding flagellar basal-body MS-ring/collar protein FliF, which translates to MQGLVVFLRGLGASRLMAMIAVTTALIAFFGFVIMRVTTPQMTTLFTDLSAEDSSGIIKDLERQAIPFEIRNEGAVIMVPKDKVTRLRMKLAEGGLPRGGGVGYEIFDKSDALGTTSFVQNINHLRALEGELARTIRAIDRIQAARVHLVLPERPLFSRETPEPSASIVVRVRGSLEPQQIRAVRHVVASAVNGLKPQRVSIVDEAGRLLADGAANDADNAIGDERRAGFEKRMRNEIEAIVSSVVGAGRARVQLSADFDYNKITQTSDKFDPEGRVLRSSQTREESSASGADNGQVTVNNELPGNQNKDNAAVARDQSKKSEETNNYEISRTTKTEVTEVGRVNRISVAVLVDGAYVKNEKGEMVYQDRSKEQLDRIAALVRSAIGFDQKRGDQVEVVNLKFAEPPVIPPVVEPTGLLGMLQFTKDDVMYVIELGVMMLLGLVVLFMVIRPLVRRILAAEVIPSLTGDGSMPALTDGSAPAEGTPGQSLVPGPNATATLIDVAQVQGQVHAQSVHRVGELAERNPNETATIVRQWLTEPAT; encoded by the coding sequence GTGCAGGGTCTGGTAGTTTTCCTAAGAGGTCTCGGTGCCTCCCGCCTGATGGCGATGATCGCGGTGACAACCGCGCTGATCGCCTTTTTCGGCTTCGTCATCATGCGCGTCACCACGCCGCAGATGACCACCCTGTTCACCGACCTCAGCGCCGAGGACTCCTCGGGGATCATCAAGGACCTGGAACGCCAAGCCATTCCCTTCGAGATCCGCAACGAGGGCGCCGTGATCATGGTGCCGAAGGACAAGGTCACCCGGCTGCGCATGAAGCTCGCCGAAGGCGGCCTGCCCAGGGGGGGCGGCGTCGGCTACGAGATTTTCGACAAATCCGACGCGCTCGGCACCACCAGCTTCGTCCAGAACATCAATCACCTGCGTGCGCTCGAGGGCGAACTGGCCCGCACCATCCGCGCCATCGACCGCATCCAGGCGGCCCGCGTCCACCTGGTACTGCCCGAGCGGCCGCTGTTTTCGCGCGAAACGCCGGAGCCGTCGGCCTCGATCGTGGTACGCGTGCGCGGCTCGCTGGAGCCGCAACAGATAAGGGCCGTCCGCCACGTCGTCGCTTCCGCTGTCAATGGCTTGAAGCCGCAGCGGGTGTCGATCGTCGACGAGGCCGGGCGTTTGCTCGCCGATGGTGCCGCCAACGACGCCGACAACGCCATCGGTGACGAGCGCCGGGCTGGCTTCGAAAAGCGGATGCGCAACGAGATCGAGGCGATCGTGTCCTCGGTGGTCGGCGCCGGCCGCGCCCGGGTCCAGCTCTCGGCCGACTTCGACTACAACAAGATCACCCAGACCTCCGACAAGTTCGATCCCGAGGGCCGGGTGCTGCGCTCGAGCCAGACCCGGGAAGAGTCCTCCGCCAGCGGCGCCGACAACGGCCAGGTCACCGTCAACAACGAGCTGCCGGGCAACCAGAACAAGGACAACGCGGCGGTCGCGCGCGACCAGAGCAAGAAGAGCGAGGAAACCAACAATTACGAGATTTCCCGCACCACCAAGACCGAAGTGACCGAGGTCGGACGGGTCAACCGCATCTCGGTCGCCGTGCTGGTCGACGGCGCCTATGTCAAGAACGAAAAGGGCGAGATGGTCTACCAGGACCGCAGCAAGGAGCAGCTCGACCGCATCGCGGCGCTGGTCCGTTCGGCGATCGGCTTCGACCAGAAGCGCGGCGACCAGGTCGAGGTGGTGAACCTCAAATTCGCCGAACCGCCGGTGATCCCGCCCGTCGTCGAACCGACCGGCCTGCTCGGCATGCTGCAGTTCACCAAGGACGACGTGATGTACGTCATCGAACTTGGCGTCATGATGCTGCTCGGCCTGGTGGTGCTGTTCATGGTGATCCGGCCGCTGGTCAGGCGCATCCTGGCGGCCGAAGTGATCCCCAGCCTGACCGGTGACGGCTCGATGCCGGCGCTGACTGACGGCAGCGCGCCGGCCGAAGGCACGCCCGGCCAGAGCTTGGTCCCCGGCCCCAACGCCACCGCTACGCTGATCGACGTCGCCCAGGTTCAGGGCCAGGTCCACGCCCAATCGGTGCACCGGGTCGGCGAACTGGCCGAACGCAACCCCAACGAAACCGCTACCATCGTCCGCCAATGGCTAACGGAGCCCGCGACCTGA
- the sciP gene encoding CtrA inhibitor SciP: MTEPHRPRVKYVIGPDGSPLTIADLPAPGTKRWVIRRKAEVVAAVRGGLLSLEEACSRYTLTVDEFLSWQFSIDQHGLAGLRTTRIQQYRQ; encoded by the coding sequence ATGACAGAACCCCATCGCCCGAGGGTAAAATACGTCATCGGGCCTGACGGCAGTCCGTTAACAATTGCGGATTTGCCCGCGCCCGGTACGAAACGGTGGGTAATCCGCCGTAAAGCCGAAGTCGTTGCCGCAGTCCGCGGCGGCCTGCTCTCCCTCGAGGAGGCTTGCAGCCGCTACACACTGACGGTCGACGAATTCCTTTCCTGGCAGTTTTCCATCGATCAACACGGCCTTGCAGGACTACGCACCACCCGTATCCAGCAATATCGCCAGTAA